A section of the Brevundimonas sp. AJA228-03 genome encodes:
- a CDS encoding VOC family protein, giving the protein MSEPYVPPDPPVVPYLVVHDGPTALDWYVRAFAATIILRHDEPDGRLGHGALSINGGTIYLADEFPELEDRIGTRAPHHLNGSTCNIALAVDDVDAWMARAKAEGAVTIRPATDDFYGRHGKMTDPFGHIWSFLGPKTGL; this is encoded by the coding sequence GTGTCGGAGCCCTACGTCCCGCCTGATCCTCCGGTGGTGCCCTATCTGGTCGTCCATGACGGCCCGACAGCCCTCGATTGGTATGTCCGTGCCTTCGCCGCGACGATCATCCTGCGTCACGATGAACCGGATGGCCGCCTGGGCCACGGTGCCCTCTCGATCAACGGCGGCACGATCTATCTGGCCGACGAGTTCCCGGAGCTCGAGGACCGGATCGGAACCCGGGCGCCGCACCATCTGAACGGCAGCACCTGCAACATCGCTCTGGCCGTCGACGACGTGGATGCCTGGATGGCCCGCGCAAAGGCGGAAGGCGCCGTAACGATCCGCCCGGCCACAGACGATTTCTATGGCCGCCATGGCAAGATGACCGACCCTTTCGGGCACATATGGTCCTTCCTGGGGCCGAAGACGGGCCTTTAG
- a CDS encoding VOC family protein: protein MEQVEAPRPLTGITPYLSIASRGADAAAEFYRAALGAVEVRRMVADDGERLLHVHLHINGGSVMLSDEFPEYGGEVDVEPKSVTLHLYVDDVDEWWNRAITAGAVPVHPLADQFWGDRYGVLKDPFGHSWSIGSPIRNT from the coding sequence ATGGAACAGGTGGAGGCCCCCCGGCCGCTGACCGGCATCACCCCCTACCTCAGCATCGCCTCGCGCGGGGCTGATGCGGCCGCCGAATTCTATCGCGCCGCCCTCGGAGCGGTGGAGGTCCGTCGCATGGTCGCCGACGACGGCGAACGCCTGCTGCACGTCCACCTGCACATCAATGGCGGCAGCGTCATGCTGTCCGACGAGTTTCCCGAATACGGCGGCGAGGTCGATGTGGAGCCGAAGTCGGTCACCCTGCACCTCTATGTCGACGATGTCGACGAATGGTGGAACCGCGCCATCACCGCCGGGGCGGTTCCCGTCCACCCCCTGGCCGACCAGTTCTGGGGCGACCGCTACGGCGTGCTCAAGGACCCCTTCGGCCACAGCTGGTCGATCGGATCGCCGATCCGGAACACCTGA
- a CDS encoding replication-associated recombination protein A — MTDLFEASGIHPPDAPLADRLRPASLDEVVGQDHLLGEGGPIRRMIEAGRLGSMILWGPPGTGKTTIARLLARAAGYQYQQISAVFSGVADLKKAFEQARVRRAAGQSTLLFVDEIHRFNRAQQDGFLPFVEEGVVTLVGATTENPSFELNGALLSRSQVFVLKRLDDAALDQLLIRAEAEEAAALPLTAEARQALLALADGDGRYLLTMAETLFAMPPEPLDVPALAATLQRRAPAYDKSREEHYNLISALHKSVRGSDPDAALYWLARMLNGGEDPLYLARRIVRMAVEDIGEADPLSLLVANAARDTYDFLGSPEGELALAQAVVHLATAPKSVGVYEAFKAAKRAAAETGSLMPPAHIRNAATKLMKSLGYGKGYQYDPDTEEGFSGANFFPDEMERRVFYRPKGEGHEEKVKARLERWAAMRAAKSQGSM, encoded by the coding sequence ATGACCGACCTGTTCGAAGCCTCCGGCATCCATCCCCCCGACGCGCCGCTGGCCGACCGGCTGCGGCCCGCCTCGCTGGACGAGGTGGTGGGGCAGGATCATCTGCTGGGCGAGGGTGGCCCGATCCGGCGGATGATCGAGGCCGGGCGGCTGGGCTCCATGATCCTGTGGGGGCCGCCGGGGACGGGCAAGACGACGATCGCGCGGCTGCTGGCCAGGGCGGCAGGCTATCAGTACCAGCAGATCTCGGCCGTCTTCTCGGGCGTCGCGGACCTGAAGAAGGCGTTCGAACAGGCGCGGGTGCGACGCGCGGCGGGGCAGTCGACCCTGCTGTTCGTGGACGAGATCCATCGCTTCAACCGGGCCCAGCAGGACGGGTTCCTGCCCTTCGTGGAGGAGGGGGTGGTGACCCTGGTCGGGGCGACGACGGAGAATCCGTCGTTCGAACTGAACGGGGCCCTGCTGTCGCGCAGCCAGGTGTTCGTGCTGAAGCGGCTGGACGATGCGGCGCTGGATCAACTGTTGATTCGAGCCGAGGCGGAGGAGGCGGCGGCCCTGCCGCTGACGGCCGAAGCGCGTCAGGCGCTGCTGGCCCTGGCCGACGGGGACGGGCGATACCTGCTGACCATGGCCGAGACCCTGTTCGCCATGCCGCCGGAGCCGCTGGATGTGCCGGCGCTGGCCGCGACGCTTCAGCGGCGCGCTCCGGCTTACGACAAAAGTAGAGAAGAACACTATAACCTCATATCTGCATTGCATAAATCGGTGCGAGGATCGGACCCGGACGCGGCGCTGTACTGGCTGGCGCGGATGCTGAACGGGGGCGAGGATCCGCTGTATCTGGCGCGCCGGATCGTGCGGATGGCGGTCGAGGACATCGGCGAGGCCGACCCGCTGTCGCTGCTGGTCGCCAATGCGGCCAGGGACACCTACGACTTTCTGGGGTCGCCGGAGGGTGAGCTGGCCCTGGCCCAGGCGGTGGTGCATCTGGCGACTGCGCCCAAGTCGGTCGGGGTCTACGAGGCCTTCAAGGCGGCGAAGCGGGCGGCGGCGGAGACGGGCTCGCTGATGCCGCCCGCCCATATCCGCAACGCCGCGACCAAGCTGATGAAGTCGCTGGGCTACGGCAAGGGCTACCAGTACGATCCGGACACCGAGGAGGGCTTCTCGGGCGCCAACTTCTTTCCCGACGAGATGGAGCGGCGGGTCTTCTACAGGCCGAAGGGCGAGGGCCACGAGGAGAAGGTCAAGGCACGACTGGAGCGGTGGGCGGCGATGCGGGCGGCAAAGTCGCAAGGTAGTATGTAG
- a CDS encoding HigA family addiction module antitoxin: MAIKLHSSFAVHPGLWLRTEVVEPHGLSVTALAQALGVTRQAMSQVLNGRGGVSAEMAIRFEKAFGLSADTLMRMQAAHDLAGARAHADDIRVDRIAA; the protein is encoded by the coding sequence ATGGCGATCAAGCTTCATTCCAGTTTCGCGGTGCATCCGGGCCTGTGGCTGCGCACCGAGGTCGTGGAGCCGCACGGGCTGAGCGTAACCGCCCTGGCCCAGGCGCTGGGCGTGACGCGGCAGGCCATGAGCCAGGTGTTGAATGGACGCGGCGGTGTCTCGGCCGAAATGGCCATCCGGTTCGAGAAGGCGTTCGGTCTGAGTGCCGACACGCTGATGCGGATGCAGGCGGCGCATGATCTGGCCGGTGCGCGCGCGCATGCCGACGACATCCGGGTGGACCGGATCGCGGCCTGA
- a CDS encoding RluA family pseudouridine synthase — protein sequence MTPRTPVALTEDEIAAVRSWVIHEDAAVIAFAKPAGLSSQGGRIQAHTLDDLLWAFARSNGKRPELVHRLDRDTSGVILAARTKPAASFLGKAIQAHRLTKTYLALVPAAPEPAQGDINVPLVREEIGRESYMRVAAFDTKGAQGSRSRYRTLAASAEGALVELQPFTGRMHQLRVHMAHIGRPLIGDVRYGGALTAAGRGAPRLMLHATSLRFPHPEGGERTVTAEPPEDFRALAEAMGLNPHP from the coding sequence GTGACGCCCAGAACCCCCGTAGCCCTGACCGAGGACGAGATCGCCGCCGTCCGGTCGTGGGTGATCCACGAGGACGCCGCGGTCATCGCCTTCGCCAAGCCGGCCGGACTGTCCAGCCAGGGCGGGCGGATCCAGGCGCATACGCTGGACGACCTGCTGTGGGCCTTCGCGCGGTCGAACGGCAAGCGTCCGGAGCTGGTGCACCGGCTGGACCGCGACACTTCGGGTGTCATCCTGGCGGCCAGGACCAAGCCGGCGGCGAGCTTTCTGGGCAAGGCGATTCAGGCCCACCGGCTGACCAAGACCTATCTGGCCCTGGTCCCGGCCGCGCCGGAGCCGGCCCAGGGCGACATCAATGTGCCGCTGGTGCGCGAGGAGATCGGGCGCGAGAGCTATATGCGGGTGGCGGCCTTCGACACGAAGGGGGCGCAAGGATCGCGGAGCCGGTACCGGACGCTGGCGGCCAGCGCGGAGGGGGCTCTGGTCGAGCTGCAGCCCTTCACCGGGCGGATGCATCAGTTGCGGGTGCATATGGCGCATATCGGCCGGCCGCTGATCGGGGACGTCCGCTATGGCGGGGCGCTGACGGCGGCGGGACGGGGCGCACCCCGGCTGATGCTGCACGCGACGTCGCTGAGGTTTCCGCATCCGGAGGGCGGCGAGCGGACGGTGACGGCGGAACCGCCGGAAGATTTCAGGGCGCTGGCGGAGGCGATGGGGCTCAATCCTCACCCGTAG
- a CDS encoding DUF2214 family protein, giving the protein MLDLVLAIVHHLLVFGLAIMLAMELAYLRADPVPIARLSRIDAGYGGVAALIVVIGVARVIWGAKGWVAYQDNPFFWAKIATFVVIGLLSIAPTIQFVRWSRALRAEPGFRPPATEVSRAALWVRIEVLLLFPLVAFAAAMARY; this is encoded by the coding sequence ATGCTCGATCTGGTCCTGGCCATCGTCCACCATCTGCTGGTGTTCGGACTGGCGATCATGCTGGCGATGGAGCTGGCATATCTGCGGGCCGATCCGGTCCCGATCGCCCGCCTGTCGCGGATCGACGCCGGCTATGGCGGGGTGGCCGCCCTGATCGTCGTCATCGGCGTCGCCCGCGTGATCTGGGGGGCCAAGGGCTGGGTCGCCTATCAGGACAATCCCTTCTTCTGGGCCAAGATCGCGACTTTCGTCGTCATCGGCCTGCTGTCCATCGCCCCCACGATCCAGTTCGTCAGATGGAGCCGCGCGCTCAGGGCCGAACCCGGCTTCCGCCCGCCGGCGACCGAGGTGTCCCGCGCCGCCCTGTGGGTCCGCATCGAGGTGCTGCTCCTGTTCCCGCTCGTCGCCTTCGCCGCGGCCATGGCACGCTACTGA
- the crcB gene encoding fluoride efflux transporter CrcB — protein sequence MTRFLLVAIGGAVGSMARYGVGLLAGRMVPASGWPWGTLAVNVVGGLAMGLLVGWMGLRAGAAQETVRVFAAVGILGGFTTFSAFSLETVLMIERRDYGLAAAYVGLSVVLAIAAVFAGLMVARRAFGVAA from the coding sequence ATGACACGATTTCTGCTGGTCGCCATCGGCGGGGCCGTCGGCTCCATGGCGCGCTATGGCGTGGGGCTTCTGGCCGGGCGGATGGTCCCTGCCAGCGGCTGGCCGTGGGGGACGCTGGCGGTGAATGTCGTCGGCGGTCTGGCGATGGGGCTGCTGGTCGGATGGATGGGTCTGAGGGCCGGAGCGGCGCAGGAGACGGTCCGGGTGTTCGCCGCCGTCGGCATTCTGGGCGGGTTCACGACCTTCAGCGCCTTTTCGCTGGAGACGGTGCTGATGATCGAGCGGCGGGACTATGGACTGGCGGCGGCCTATGTCGGCCTGTCGGTGGTGCTGGCGATCGCGGCGGTGTTCGCCGGGCTGATGGTGGCGCGTCGGGCCTTCGGGGTGGCGGCGTGA
- a CDS encoding RluA family pseudouridine synthase — protein MPQPKGPVGAREPQILYVAEAEDGIRLDRWFRRRWPHLSNIQVQKMARGGQIRVDGARIKPEGRLTAGAAVRVPPIPEPIVRAPGEHMALTPADIAFAKSMVLYEDDLVIALNKPWGLAVQGGTKTTRHVDRLLSAWGEGMERPRLVHRLDRDTSGVLLLGKGPEAAKRLAGAFARRQAKKTYWAIVMGLPKPADGQISVHLKKSGINDYEIMRPADPKENGAEPAETAYAVISHAAQRASWMALRPFTGRTHQLRAHMKAIGHPILGDPKYGDEASGQLSGPLKLQLHARRIELDHPSGGTLVVEAPISAELRAGFQHFGFDEGEADHDPFAGVRRQR, from the coding sequence GTGCCGCAGCCCAAGGGGCCGGTCGGGGCGCGCGAGCCGCAGATCCTGTATGTCGCCGAGGCCGAGGACGGCATCCGTCTGGACCGCTGGTTCCGCAGGCGCTGGCCGCATCTGTCGAATATCCAGGTGCAGAAGATGGCGCGCGGCGGCCAGATCCGGGTCGACGGCGCCCGCATCAAGCCCGAGGGGCGGCTGACCGCCGGGGCGGCCGTGCGGGTGCCGCCGATCCCCGAGCCGATCGTCCGCGCGCCCGGCGAGCACATGGCCCTGACGCCCGCCGACATCGCCTTTGCCAAGTCCATGGTCCTCTATGAGGACGATCTGGTCATCGCCCTGAACAAGCCGTGGGGCCTGGCCGTGCAGGGGGGGACCAAGACGACCCGCCACGTCGACCGGCTGCTGTCGGCCTGGGGCGAGGGGATGGAGCGGCCCCGGCTGGTGCACCGGCTGGACCGGGACACCTCGGGCGTCCTGCTGCTGGGCAAGGGACCGGAGGCGGCCAAGCGGCTGGCGGGGGCCTTCGCGCGGCGTCAGGCCAAGAAGACCTACTGGGCCATCGTCATGGGCCTGCCGAAGCCCGCCGACGGCCAGATCAGCGTGCATCTGAAGAAGTCGGGCATCAACGACTATGAGATCATGCGGCCGGCCGATCCCAAGGAGAACGGGGCCGAGCCGGCCGAGACCGCCTATGCCGTCATCAGCCACGCGGCGCAGCGGGCCTCGTGGATGGCGCTGCGGCCCTTCACCGGGCGGACGCATCAGTTGAGAGCCCACATGAAGGCGATCGGCCATCCCATTCTGGGTGATCCGAAATATGGGGACGAGGCCTCGGGTCAGCTGAGCGGGCCGCTGAAGCTGCAGCTGCATGCGCGACGGATCGAGCTGGATCATCCGTCGGGCGGCACCCTGGTGGTCGAGGCCCCGATCAGCGCCGAGCTGCGGGCCGGTTTCCAGCATTTCGGCTTCGACGAGGGCGAGGCGGACCACGATCCGTTCGCGGGGGTGAGGCGGCAGCGATGA
- a CDS encoding HAD-IA family hydrolase — MKRPLAVFDIDGTLVDSRASILQAATEAARHLGLPDPHYDRVRQIVGLSLPHALAVLEPDLGPAELERFTEAFRASFGRMFDAGHEEPLYPGAMETLRCLHRDVWRLSLATGQNRRGVARNLMREGWGELFVSSHCAEDGPGKPDPAMLRAAMAAAGADAASTIMIGDTAHDIAMALNAGVRPQGVGWGFHTPEEQIAAGAPHVATDFADLEVALDRFASRAFA; from the coding sequence ATGAAGCGACCCCTCGCCGTGTTCGACATCGACGGGACGCTGGTCGACAGCCGGGCGTCGATCCTGCAGGCGGCGACGGAGGCGGCGCGGCACCTGGGCCTGCCCGATCCTCACTATGACCGCGTGCGCCAGATCGTGGGACTGAGCCTGCCGCATGCGCTGGCGGTGCTGGAGCCGGACCTGGGCCCTGCCGAGCTGGAGCGGTTCACCGAGGCCTTCCGGGCCAGTTTCGGGCGGATGTTCGACGCCGGCCATGAGGAGCCGCTGTATCCGGGGGCGATGGAGACCCTGCGTTGCCTGCATCGCGACGTCTGGCGCCTGTCGCTGGCGACGGGCCAGAACCGGCGGGGCGTGGCACGGAACCTCATGCGGGAAGGCTGGGGCGAGCTGTTCGTGTCGTCGCACTGTGCCGAGGACGGGCCGGGCAAGCCGGACCCGGCGATGCTGCGGGCGGCGATGGCGGCGGCGGGGGCGGATGCGGCCTCGACGATCATGATCGGCGACACGGCCCACGATATCGCCATGGCGCTGAATGCCGGGGTCCGGCCGCAGGGCGTGGGCTGGGGCTTTCACACGCCGGAGGAACAGATCGCGGCGGGTGCGCCGCACGTCGCCACCGACTTCGCCGACCTGGAGGTCGCGCTGGACCGTTTCGCCTCGAGAGCCTTCGCATGA
- a CDS encoding ATP12 family chaperone protein gives MSHIPPLDPRVAARKGFRESEERLKRFWTNASVEPDEGGHVVLLDGRAPKTPAHARFVLPTEAAAWLVADEWAAQGEFIEPGTMPATRLAATAIDRVSQTREPVADEIASYVGSDLLCYLAEHPTSLVVEQTQRWAPWRDWAAADLGVHVEATQGIIHRPQPPESLDRVHALALALDDFALTGLATAVPLFGSAILGLAVQRGALDGAAAFELSRLDEAFQERQWGVDADNAERTETRRAEAALLDRWFRAL, from the coding sequence ATGAGCCACATCCCGCCGCTGGACCCCCGCGTCGCCGCCAGGAAGGGGTTTCGCGAATCCGAGGAACGGCTGAAGCGGTTCTGGACGAATGCCTCGGTCGAGCCGGACGAGGGCGGCCATGTCGTGCTGCTGGACGGCCGCGCGCCAAAGACGCCCGCGCACGCCCGCTTCGTTCTGCCGACCGAGGCGGCGGCGTGGCTGGTCGCCGACGAATGGGCCGCCCAGGGCGAGTTCATCGAACCGGGCACCATGCCCGCGACCCGACTGGCGGCCACCGCCATCGACCGGGTCAGCCAGACGCGCGAGCCGGTGGCCGACGAGATCGCGTCCTATGTGGGGTCGGACCTGCTCTGCTACCTGGCCGAACACCCGACTTCTCTGGTCGTCGAGCAGACGCAACGGTGGGCCCCGTGGCGCGACTGGGCGGCGGCAGACCTGGGCGTCCATGTCGAGGCGACGCAGGGGATCATCCATCGGCCGCAGCCGCCGGAAAGCCTCGACCGCGTGCATGCGCTGGCGCTGGCGCTGGACGACTTCGCCCTGACCGGGCTGGCCACGGCCGTGCCGCTGTTCGGCAGTGCGATCCTGGGGCTGGCGGTGCAGCGCGGCGCGCTGGACGGCGCGGCAGCGTTCGAGCTGAGCCGCCTGGACGAGGCGTTTCAGGAACGCCAGTGGGGCGTCGACGCTGACAATGCCGAACGCACCGAGACCCGCCGTGCGGAGGCGGCGTTGCTGGACCGGTGGTTCCGGGCGCTCTAA
- a CDS encoding DEAD/DEAH box helicase translates to MPFPASHPALDRALSERGYAEPTPVQAAVLEAALSDDGGVEAGAGRDLLVSAQTGSGKTVAFGLALAPTLLGEAERFTDFGTPLALVIAPTRELAQQVASELTWLYAQTGARIVACVGGMDPKVERRALERGAHIVVGTPGRLRDHLERGALDLSEARAVVLDEADEMLDMGFQEDLTFILEAAPATRRTLMFSATLARDIVQLARTYQRDAVRIDTVSGTKSHADIEYKAIRCAPNEIELAVVNVLRYFEAPGALVFANTRERVKHLTASLRERGFSVVGLSGELTQSARSEALQALRDGHARVCVATDVAARGLDLPDLGLVIHAEIPVNKAGLLHRSGRTGRAGKKGVSVLLVSYTRRRKVELMLQSAAIVAEWSGPPSAEMILEKDRERLLADPALTAPVEDAEALELGRLLLERTTPEQVAASLIRLYRQKLPAPEDVYDDDRMKRQQETGKNERGQTDAPFQDFARSGEMTWFRINIGRDKNADPKWLLPTLCRIGHVTKRDIGSIKIFDRETKFEITREAEARFRAAVAASTEDGVTVQDAVAPGPKERPASRWDKTPVGGDRPERPERKPWASKTGDDRAPRDSAPRADKPPFEKKPWVKRDKPEAVERTPWAGKVETGDAPAKKPWVKRTADAPTPEGKKPWVNRDAAPSAPGEKPWKGKPKGGDRPWATRDARGKPAAKPAGDKKPFRNKKKPNG, encoded by the coding sequence ATGCCCTTCCCCGCCAGTCATCCCGCGCTCGACCGCGCTCTCTCCGAACGCGGCTATGCCGAGCCGACGCCGGTCCAGGCCGCCGTGCTGGAAGCCGCCCTGTCGGACGACGGCGGCGTCGAGGCCGGGGCTGGCCGCGACCTGCTCGTCTCCGCCCAGACGGGATCGGGCAAGACCGTCGCCTTCGGCCTGGCGCTGGCCCCCACCCTGCTGGGCGAGGCCGAGCGGTTCACCGACTTCGGCACCCCCCTGGCCCTGGTCATCGCCCCCACCCGCGAACTGGCGCAGCAGGTCGCCAGCGAACTGACCTGGCTCTATGCCCAGACCGGGGCCCGGATCGTCGCCTGCGTCGGCGGCATGGACCCCAAGGTCGAGCGTCGCGCGCTGGAGCGGGGGGCCCACATCGTCGTCGGCACGCCCGGCCGCCTGCGCGACCATCTGGAACGCGGCGCGCTCGACCTGTCCGAAGCCCGCGCCGTCGTGCTGGACGAGGCCGACGAGATGCTCGACATGGGCTTCCAGGAAGACCTGACCTTCATCCTCGAGGCGGCACCCGCCACCCGCCGCACCCTGATGTTCAGCGCCACCCTGGCCCGCGACATCGTCCAGCTGGCCCGGACCTATCAGCGCGACGCCGTCCGCATCGACACCGTGTCGGGCACCAAGTCCCACGCCGACATCGAGTACAAGGCCATCCGCTGCGCGCCCAACGAGATCGAACTCGCGGTCGTCAATGTGCTGCGCTATTTCGAGGCCCCCGGTGCCCTGGTGTTCGCCAACACCCGCGAGCGGGTGAAGCACCTGACGGCCAGCCTTCGCGAACGCGGCTTCTCCGTCGTCGGCCTGTCCGGCGAACTGACCCAGAGCGCGCGGTCCGAGGCGCTTCAGGCCCTGCGCGACGGCCACGCCCGCGTCTGCGTCGCCACCGACGTCGCCGCGCGCGGTCTGGACCTGCCCGACCTGGGTCTGGTCATCCATGCCGAAATCCCGGTCAACAAGGCGGGCCTGCTGCACCGCTCGGGCCGGACGGGTCGCGCCGGCAAGAAGGGCGTCTCCGTCCTGCTGGTCAGCTACACCCGCCGCCGCAAGGTCGAGCTGATGCTGCAGTCGGCGGCCATCGTCGCCGAATGGTCGGGTCCGCCGTCGGCCGAGATGATCCTGGAGAAGGACCGCGAACGCCTGCTCGCCGACCCCGCCCTGACCGCCCCGGTCGAGGATGCCGAGGCGCTGGAACTGGGCCGCCTGCTGCTGGAGCGCACCACGCCCGAACAGGTCGCCGCCTCCCTGATCCGCCTGTACCGCCAGAAGCTGCCCGCGCCCGAGGACGTCTATGACGACGACCGCATGAAGCGTCAGCAGGAGACCGGCAAGAACGAGCGCGGCCAGACCGATGCGCCGTTCCAGGACTTCGCCCGGAGCGGCGAGATGACCTGGTTCCGCATCAACATCGGCCGCGACAAGAACGCCGATCCGAAATGGCTGCTGCCGACCCTCTGCCGCATTGGCCATGTCACCAAGCGCGACATCGGCTCGATCAAGATCTTCGACCGCGAGACCAAGTTCGAGATCACCAGGGAGGCCGAGGCCCGGTTCAGGGCCGCCGTCGCCGCCTCGACCGAGGACGGCGTGACCGTTCAGGACGCCGTCGCGCCGGGACCGAAGGAACGCCCCGCCAGCCGCTGGGACAAGACGCCGGTCGGCGGCGACCGCCCCGAACGTCCCGAGCGCAAGCCCTGGGCCAGCAAGACCGGGGATGATCGCGCGCCCCGAGACAGCGCCCCGCGTGCTGACAAGCCGCCCTTCGAGAAGAAGCCGTGGGTCAAGCGCGACAAGCCCGAGGCCGTCGAACGCACGCCCTGGGCCGGAAAGGTCGAGACCGGCGACGCCCCGGCGAAGAAACCCTGGGTGAAACGCACGGCCGACGCCCCGACGCCCGAAGGCAAGAAGCCCTGGGTCAACCGCGACGCCGCACCCTCGGCACCCGGCGAAAAACCGTGGAAGGGCAAACCCAAGGGCGGCGACCGCCCCTGGGCCACCCGGGACGCACGCGGCAAGCCCGCCGCAAAGCCCGCTGGCGACAAGAAACCGTTCAGGAACAAGAAGAAGCCGAACGGCTAG